The following proteins come from a genomic window of Corallococcus sp. NCRR:
- a CDS encoding Rieske 2Fe-2S domain-containing protein produces the protein MVVPVLAGVAPDRLPGPSRPRSWYLVAPSAALRPGHAMGVQVGGQEVVVFRSQQGRVHALSAHCPHLGAHLKHGTVQGELLRCPLHHWSFDGGGRCRAAPGRSDVSALPGPRAWPVEERFGGVLVFNGPEALFPPPDVGGGEHHWNVGPPVTVGCPWLPLAANSFDLDHLRTVHHRELWDTPTWETPDRYTLRLRYTSRVIGTGASDRLMKALSGNRIRVELTLHGGTLISVKSDLGRARGLLLASLTPVAEGTSVRLAVAARRGRIPGAAALVLGVSRWLYTSFLRRDMAVLDGMRFNVATATADPVMRQLLDFAVGLPEDGEDARR, from the coding sequence ATGGTTGTTCCCGTCCTGGCCGGGGTGGCTCCGGACCGTCTCCCCGGGCCCTCGCGTCCGCGCTCCTGGTACCTGGTGGCTCCGTCCGCGGCCCTGCGGCCCGGCCACGCGATGGGCGTTCAGGTGGGTGGCCAGGAGGTGGTGGTGTTCCGGAGCCAGCAGGGCCGGGTCCACGCCCTGTCCGCGCACTGCCCGCACCTGGGGGCGCACCTGAAGCACGGCACCGTCCAGGGCGAGCTGCTGCGCTGTCCGCTGCACCATTGGAGCTTCGACGGAGGGGGCCGCTGCCGGGCCGCGCCTGGCCGGAGCGACGTGTCCGCCCTGCCGGGGCCCCGGGCGTGGCCGGTGGAGGAGCGCTTCGGTGGGGTGCTCGTGTTCAACGGCCCCGAGGCGCTCTTTCCCCCACCCGACGTGGGAGGTGGGGAGCACCACTGGAACGTGGGACCTCCGGTGACGGTGGGCTGTCCGTGGTTGCCGCTGGCGGCGAACTCGTTCGACCTGGACCATCTGCGCACGGTGCACCATCGGGAGCTGTGGGACACGCCGACCTGGGAGACCCCGGACCGGTACACCCTGCGCCTGCGCTACACGTCGCGCGTCATCGGCACGGGCGCGAGCGACCGGCTGATGAAGGCGCTGTCGGGCAACCGCATCCGGGTGGAGCTCACGCTGCACGGCGGGACGTTGATCTCGGTGAAGAGCGACCTGGGCCGGGCGCGGGGGCTGCTGCTCGCGAGCCTGACGCCGGTGGCGGAGGGGACGTCGGTGCGGCTCGCCGTCGCGGCGAGGCGGGGGCGGATTCCAGGCGCGGCGGCGCTGGTGCTCGGGGTGTCGCGGTGGCTGTACACGTCGTTCCTGCGGCGCGACATGGCCGTGCTGGACGGCATGCGCTTCAACGTCGCGACAGCGACGGCGGATCCGGTGATGCGCCAGCTGCTCGACTTCGCGGTGGGCCTGCCCGAGGACGGCGAAGATGCGCGCCGATGA
- a CDS encoding cyclic nucleotide-binding domain-containing protein: MAGDTAGSSRGGSLRGGTLQVVQTLAAQGEPERAAQLYEELGAAQRERLRKEAAQGTVKERHWLVDVLRRARDFTGAARLLDGSGDDVSVADLYAQGGQHVAAAEAYLRAGEVERAAAAFERGGALERALEVYRGLGAKESMAHCLVRLGRPFEAADLYSELGQAHAEAEALGGVLAEDPRYVEAVLRTCKVLDAGGFTHRALAVLADALSSADHLRADPVLVTEKARLLRRMGLDVEAEALLARLAAGATVPEASGYRFLKAIPIFGELPLEDMKDLYRLARPVTAAPGTVLLEKGAPGTGLLVLLEGTVDVHSGNEHNARHLNTLGPGSHLGEISLVQDGPVSANVRAKTAVRALRITRESFQHFLATHDAASLHIYRLFTQNLAARVRALSG; this comes from the coding sequence ATGGCAGGCGATACGGCGGGCAGCAGTCGGGGCGGTTCGTTGCGGGGCGGCACGCTCCAGGTGGTGCAGACCCTGGCGGCGCAAGGCGAGCCGGAGCGCGCGGCGCAGCTCTACGAGGAGCTGGGCGCGGCGCAGCGCGAGCGGCTTCGCAAGGAGGCCGCGCAGGGGACGGTGAAGGAGCGCCATTGGCTGGTGGACGTGCTGCGCCGGGCGCGGGACTTCACGGGCGCGGCCCGGCTCCTGGACGGCAGCGGCGACGACGTCTCCGTGGCGGACCTGTACGCCCAGGGCGGTCAGCACGTGGCGGCCGCGGAGGCGTACCTGCGCGCGGGCGAGGTGGAGCGCGCCGCGGCGGCCTTCGAGCGGGGCGGGGCGCTGGAGCGCGCGTTGGAGGTCTACCGGGGACTGGGCGCCAAGGAGTCCATGGCGCACTGCCTGGTCCGCCTGGGCCGCCCCTTCGAGGCCGCGGACCTCTACAGCGAACTGGGACAGGCCCACGCGGAGGCCGAGGCCCTGGGCGGCGTGCTCGCGGAGGATCCCCGCTACGTCGAGGCCGTGCTGCGCACGTGCAAGGTGCTGGACGCAGGCGGCTTCACGCACCGGGCGCTCGCGGTCCTGGCGGACGCGCTGAGCAGCGCCGACCACCTGCGCGCGGATCCGGTCCTGGTGACGGAGAAGGCGAGGCTGCTGCGGCGCATGGGCCTGGACGTGGAGGCGGAGGCGCTCCTCGCGCGGCTGGCCGCGGGCGCGACCGTGCCGGAGGCCAGTGGCTACCGCTTCCTCAAGGCCATCCCCATCTTCGGCGAGCTGCCGCTGGAGGACATGAAGGACCTGTACCGCCTGGCGCGGCCCGTGACGGCGGCGCCGGGCACGGTGCTGCTGGAGAAGGGCGCTCCCGGCACGGGGCTGCTCGTGCTGCTGGAGGGCACCGTGGACGTCCACTCCGGCAACGAGCACAACGCGCGGCACCTCAACACGCTGGGGCCGGGCTCGCACCTGGGAGAGATTTCGCTCGTGCAGGACGGACCCGTGTCCGCGAACGTGCGCGCGAAGACGGCGGTGCGCGCGCTGCGCATCACCCGCGAGAGCTTCCAGCACTTCCTGGCCACGCACGACGCGGCCTCGCTGCACATCTACCGGCTCTTCACGCAGAACCTCGCGGCGCGCGTGAGGGCGCTGAGCGGCTGA